The sequence below is a genomic window from Anopheles cruzii chromosome 3, idAnoCruzAS_RS32_06, whole genome shotgun sequence.
CCCATGCGTATTCAGCAGGGCTTTTGGGACAACTGCAAGGATGGAAAATACACACGCGACACCCTTAAACACGTAACCCAACCACAATCCTTGCTAGGCAGGGCAGGTAAAACCAGTAGAGGGCTGCTTTTGGCGCTCTCAAACCGGATCCATACCCCGAATCGCTCTATCTGATGACTGCCCGCCCGCCTATCGACAATATTGTTATTGCTTTACCAAACAAACAGATCCCTTCTGAACATTTAGGACCCACTGCGTACCTCCGCCAAACTAGGGTCTAGGTCTAGGATCATGTACCCTTTCAATTATTTCCATTATTTCAATGAATTCCACTCACTCTGCTGGTGCCCTCTCCCGAGTCCTAACAAactacaccacacacacacacacacacacacacctttctctttctatctctcgTTCCGCTCAATAGACTTTCGAAAGAGCCCACTCGTGGGCAAACGGCCCCAATCCGCATCCGCACCTGCACAAGTTCCGGCGTCTCGTCGACGGTTTCGAACCAAATGTTTGCTCGACGAGCTATTCCATAATTAATGATGGAACAAATTTGTTTGTCGAAGACGCGTAACAATAACACCGCAGAGCCAGGACGAGCTAGGCAGAGCACCGCCGCGGTCTGTTTCCGCACTTAGTACACTTGTTAAACATTCGGAAAAAGCATTCggtccgggaaccgggaccAACTGCTTCCGGAAAAGCCACGCGGAGAGGCGAagaagctgctgctcgacTTCGACTTTGACGagtcgtccgacgacgacgccgacgaggaGGCAAAACATAACCTCAACTTCGGTCAACCTGTTTTTCCAGCGTGTGCGTGGCTTGGCAGAGCGATGGTAACAAGCAAAATACACCCATTTATCACGCTGTGACGCGGTGTGCAAATGGCAATCAAACAACAGCCAACGAACCATCCATTTCAGTTTTTCCGGCCACGCGGCCAGCGAACCAACCCGGGGCAAAGCGATTGCCTATTCAGTTGATGCCGAGCGGAAAAGATTATTCTGTGAATTCCACGCGGTACGGGCACAGGCGCAGCAACCACTTGGCAGTAACCGCGACTAGAACGGCCACCGTTCAGGATGATAATTTCCGTTGGCTTTTAGCGCGAAACGTTCGCGCCCGGCTGAATCTGTGTAGGAGTTCCGGAGAGCAGCTTTCGCAATTATACCGTAGCCCGCACCGCGCACGTGGCACGACGCTCCATTACGCGACCGAACCTTCGCACGGCCTCTGCGGGTGTACTCGCCCCCCGCGGGAGGctttggccttttttgtggtAATTGGAACGATATCATGTTAATGAGAATCGGAATTCGAACACCGTTCGTGATCGTCTGCGGATTGATAAATTTAGCAACGAAACCAGTCGAGCCTCCTCCTATTGTATGTCGCTTTACGGCGAAAGCTTTGTAGGTTACAACGTTATTCTATTGTAAACGGTGTTCCCTAATCTAGCCCATCCAGTTGGCTCGCTTCACGACACTAACCAATTTTTGTATTACATTTCGGTTTGCGAGGAGGTGACATTGGCAAAACAGGTACACATCTTACCATGAGCTACTCTTTACATCTAGCCTGTATTATTTACATTTACCATATTACAGCATAAAGCTAGAGATTTCTCCTTTTgacataaaatttaaaaaaatcatataCCCATAAAAGAAACGTTTGCTTTACTTAAATCTATATTAGTTCAgacaagaaaaataaaatggcttAGCGTGAGATTAGatattttttatgaaaatcaTCCAAATTCAAAAGTAACAACATTTCATACATTAGCAGATTACAAGATTGATGAAGGGACATTTTATTGCAGCGTGTTCGCCACTTTTTAAACAACCTAGCACAGTGAaggaaaatgataaattacaGAAGCGTTAAGAACAGAAACTTAAGAAGTAAATGTGTGACCTTTCGAGGGCGTTTCTCGCATCTCGGCTCTTCAGTTGCATAGAGTTGAGGACGATAAACGCTGCTAGCATCCCATTCATGCTGCAATATTGCGCACATGAACATCGCAATGTTTGCACAAACCGAGATGTCCTTGCAGGGGACTCACTGAGTAACTCATTAGCACACGCACGGCACACTTGGCGTTGCTTACAGCGCTGTCGTTAAACAAAAGTCCCAAAGCAACGATCACACGTGGACCAAGAACAAGAGAGTCGGAAGAACCATATTGTTTTCGAAGCCTTCACGAAACGAGATAAAGCAGCCCCGTTGCGGGAAATGAATGCATTCCGGAAGAAAGGGTAGTGCATTTAGTGGACCATTTATTTGGTGTCCATTTCCGTCGGTGCGGCCTCCCTTTTATCGCTTATTCtatgtttgtgtgtctgcATCGTGCATTTCTCCCCGTTTCTACTTTCACCATTCTCGGCGGTCTCGAAACAGCATAACCCAAGATGACAGTACGGGAGAAGCTACTAAAGCGTACGTCGCCGGCTCGAAAGAGCGATTCCGGCGCGTAAAGTTCGTGATTTATGGTGCCACGGTCACAAAAATCCTCCACCCGTGCGCGCACTAGATTCGTTTGCCCGTGCATTTGGTCGTCTCTTCTTTTTTGTCCGTCGTGCCGGTCGTCTACTTTCCGAGCAATGTTTATCATGAATTGCAATCTCGAGACGGAACACAGCCAACTGACACATGCCGCTGGTGTACTATGTGGCAGGCGGTGGAAATTTTCCGGAGGGCAGCAAAAATCCACGCGAAAAAAGAGAAGATTTCACGGTGGAAATGATTAAACGGTGCCATGTGTGTGAATTATGGAATTgtttgcagcagcaaaaaaagctAGAAAATATTGCCGGCCAACACAGCATCCGCAAAAAGCTAATGAACAATTCAATTTATTAGAGGAAAGAAAGCGTCCGAATGGCGTGTAAAAAATGAGCTTGACACTAACTAGTCCTGCCACCagctttcattgttttctgACATGCATGTTCCTCAGTGATCTGGTTCACACAACATCCCAATTGAACCAAAGTCTGCGTACTTCTATCGAATTGAGAGGCACTGAGCTAAAAGCACAGATAAATGTGACTGGTTTGCGCTTGCTGGAAATTATGACAGGATCAAAGCAAAAGATCAACTTTACATGGAGTTCGTCGTTTCCTTCGACTTCCCTCGAAAGAAATCGAGCTACATCGCAGAATAAAGCGTCACGTCGCCCCATTTCGCCATTCGTGTGATAAGTGTTTACCTAGGTAAGTGCTCAGCAAATGAACAGACAAACTTCAAACGGACGTACAAATGAAGTGTAAACGATGAATGGTGcctatttgtttgatttatttttcaaacggtTCCAATTTATACCGATCCTCGTTGCGCCGGCGGCGAAAGAGTTACGCGCCTGCCGTGAACGGTGCACGCTGCCGCCaaagaagcagaaaataaatttccgaATTATTCTCACGCCAAAGCTCGCGCGCAGATAGCACGCTCCTGCACAACTTCTGGCAAAAAATATTGCGTGCTTTGAATTGCCGAGACGGTCATGTTTGTTTTGGACGCTGAGAGGCGCTTTACGAGTGCGAAAACAAGCGACCCTCTTGAGGATACGTCAAGATGGCTCGGTCTCTGGACAACACTCAGACGGCTACGGCTGTAGTACAAGTCGCTGGCAGAACGATACGCCAAGCTGGTAGTTATATCGAAATTTATGACCGACCGTGTCGAAAACTGTCAGTCGAAGATAACATACCGTTAATTGACCAGAGAGCAGGAAAAATGCTAAACACCGTCCGAAACGCTCAGAggcgagaagaaaatgaaactcaCATCTGCAAAACCATACTGCTGCCAGATTTCTTATGCGAGGCTTTCGTCTTTAAACCGTCGAGCCTCAAAAGCCTGAACATGAATGTTTAAAGGgaatttgaagcaaaaaacgTTACACCAAAACTCAACAGTAAtcgtttaaaaaatttcactCTTCTATTAGCTCAATACTGCTATCCGACATTGTCGACTTCCAGGTTGTACCTTCGCACCATTTTTTTCCTGAACCATCTTctccaccaaccaccacctcCAAGAAACCATCTTCTAAAATTTCCAATTAAAACTTCTTACTAACAAATTGCTCGATAATTGTCCGACCCACCCCGGGCAGCAAGTGCTTAAAACGACATCGACCCATATcctgccatttttttcttctttcgtcCCATAAAAGCTCAAGCTTTCGGGTTGTATCgctttataataaaaaaaactttgtaACGGCGCAGTTCAAACTAATTATCCTGAAGCACTCGGACGGCCGATTGAGGGAAGAGGAAAATGTAAGTAACATCCTGATACCGTTGTCGCCCTTTCGAAGGACGAAGAAGCGATCAAATCACCAAATATAGAAACCggtaaatacaaaaaaaaaagtgcaaaCGACACCATAAAATGGATGGAAAAGGGAAATATATCTCCCGGAAACCCTCACAAAAAGTGTCAAAAGTGTTGAACTAAAGCTGGTTTATGATTGCCACAAACATCCAACCGCCATCAACAGCACTTTCAAGCAAAAGTACCATTTCTAGGAAAAATGGTAAGCAGTCTTGTTGCTTGTTTGGTACATTTTTGCGTGTTTGGTTTTAACGAAAACATAACTTCTTAAAGCTCTGAGTGGGATAAAGACAAAGAAAGTGTTTGTCAATTGCTTAGTGAAAAAAAGTAGCttaacaaattaatttaaacattttagtAGGTAAGTCATTTTTCGAGTAGTATCTAACGGTTTTCCAAATTATATTATAAGTCTACAagaactgtttttttttccttttgtaaAAGATTTCATGGAAAATAGCCTGAATCTTAGCAACACGCCAAATTGAACATAAAACGGAGCGTGGTCCTAGCACGATAAGAATGTTGATtatgtttatggtttttttattgctgaaatCGGCCTAGCGCAATGATTGATCTTGATAAATGGAAGCGCCTAAGTGATGTCGCCTAGTTCCCCTTCAATGAAAACTAATTCAGTCACTACTTAAGCTAGTACAATTTGATTTAATCGGCCAATGTGATAAACTGTAAGTTGGAATATTTTCTTCATGtctacttttacttttttggcTCGTAATTGTACAGTCaacattatttgatgaaaaagaGTGTTCATTTTATTGCTAGCAAATGTTAAGCATGCAGCTCCGACCAGTTAAATCAAAATTTACGACAATTCCAGTTACTGACAATTCACAAATAGTAAAcaattttttaatttcgtAACTACACATTTTTACAATTCCTCCAGTTGCTCGAAATGTTGTTTCCTATCCTTTTCAAAGCTACAGCTAAATGTATAGTCATAACTCACAGCATCGAGCATTGCGCGTTTGACAGCAAAACCTGTTAATCACTTGACAGTAAAAACTGGTCAAAGAAAGATCGCAAAGATGTAAAGTAAGTATAAATAGTTATAGCATCGAACTACGCTTTGAAAAATATCAAACTAATAAAATAGGGATTTGGAAAAATTAATATAACATGTTGTTTTCATGCATTTTCAGTTAAACTACCTATATTACTGTTATACATTTTTCAACCAGCGAGTGTGCTACTCGAACTGTTATACCGACTGtcatggctgctgctgtcaaaTCCACAGCGCATAAACAAAGCCCATTGCAACGGCCTGCTACCCATTGATCACTTACGAAAAACTTGGCCCTGTGTGTTTTAGCTCCACTTTTTCGCACATTTATTTGTGAAAGCAGCGTTCTCATCATCCGGGGACCATTTACTCAAATCTGTGCTCGAACCTTTGGCAAAATATCATTGTTGTCGTTGAAGCAAAGCTAAAATTCGCAGAACACACGAAAGTTACAGTGCGCAGAAGCCTCCACCTCTAGTTACAATAATGGCTCTTAATCCGAATTATGAAGACATCGGCAAAACTTTCATCACGCAATACTACGCTCTGTTTGATGATCCCGCCAACCGGCCTGGACTGGTGAATTTGTACAACGTAAGATACGATTCGTTTGGCACGGACATCCCGGCAACCTCATAAACGGTCATAACCTCACAAAGCACATCTTTCAGCGAAAGCTTCACAGTAATTCCTCGTCattcgtttcaattattcATACCGTTTATCCTTCCATGTATCGTTGCTAGGCAGAATTATCCTTCATGACGTTTGAAGGACAACAAATCCAAGGTGCTGCCAAAATTTTGGAAAAAATTCAGGTAAATGAACGCCACTTTTCTTTATGACTGCAAACGGTTGTAACCTGTGCTCGGCATATTTTTTCTCTCACATATTCTGCTGTAGGGTCTCGCATTCCAGAAGATTCAACGTGTATTGACGGCAGTCGATAGTCAGCCAATGTTTGACGGAAGCATTCTGATCAATGTACTTGGCCGGCTACAAGTAAGTGATAATAAAACCTATATGATGTGTAAAAACCGTAGATTGCAAAAACCGGCAAAGCtgaaaatgtttcgctttttaCTTTCAGTGCGACGATGATCCGCCCCATGCATACTCACAAACATTTGTGCTGAAACCCACCGGAACTTCGTTTTTCTGTGCCCATGATATGTTTCGTTTGAACATTCACAACTCTGCTTAAAATTGATCACATATCGAGGTGTAAAGCTTGTTATCGCGCATTCCATTTTTTCAAAGCACAGCTGATGCTACCTACTATTTGCAAAAAATATATAGACAAAACTGTTGTAAATCTTGCTTATAATGCATCAGTaatgttttgaaaagaaataaaagaaaaaaaatttcgAATTAAATAAACCTAACCTAGAAATCCCGCATTTTCTAGTATTGAAAGAGTACCGACTTCAGGAAGAAGGGAAGGCCTAGGGTGACGCAGTTCGTGGAACAGTAGTTTCTTTCTAACGATGTTTGGTTATATTATAATAATGGTGTCCCTTGGCATCATACTGTGTGggttcccttttctttttcataaAGTAGTTTATACACGGCAGCATGAAGGAATTACTGGAACTCCGAACTGCAATCGAGAACGCAATTTATCAATTTAGAACTTGAAATTGATAAATATCACCACTGCAATGTGCTACAATGTGAGCTGCAAAACCGAGTCGAGAATGTGGCGAAACAGGGAAAGGATGAACCAAGAGAACCAAACGTTCTTTAAAAAACCCTTTCCTTCCTTGACCACAAACCCGCCGCTGCTATTTGGCGGTCTTGTTATTTATTCGTGTATTGCAAACCATTTCCGCTTCTTTTCTCCTATTGCTTTCGTTTGATCAAAACAGTggccgtacacacacacagcgctcACCGCCTTTCAATAAACTCACGACTCTGCCTTCGAGAAGCTGTCGCGACTTGCCTTGCGGCACTCTGCTAAAACAACCGTAACACCTCATTTAGCCACGCCATTTGTGCCGGTAAGTAACACAATTAAACAAACTGTCAGTAGTGAGaaaagcattttctttccagCCAAAGTGGGTcaacgagaagaagaagaaacgttTGCCCTTCATTAAGTGTCGCTGCTGTGCTACGACAGTGGCGGAAAACTCAACAACGAAGTGCACCGCCCTTGGATCGAGTGAtttctgttttcattttcctcgcaCCCGGATCCGCACCAGCGGACAGTATTAGGGTGGATGAAAGGGGCAGAACAGCCACCAAATGCTGAAGgtaaagaaaaaccaaacaaacaaaaaactacaTTAAGTATTCTCTTATCCTTTAAAACGATGCCGAGAGTCGTGGCCGAGCACAATGCAAAGAATTAAGCCTTGCGCGTCCCCGGAGGCATTTGACAATTAATTTCCTTTCTACCAAAAAGTAACGTGTGGGGAGGGCGAAGAAGGCAAtggaggaaacgaaaaaaaactgcgaaccaccgaccggcacagAATATACGGTTTTAAATCTTTCCGGTTTTTCCACGGCCCCAAATCCATCGGCTGGCCCAGCCTGTTTTATTCCGGCCAGATTTCGTCCCAAGACGTCCCTAAGCCATGgaccgccgctgctgccgccggtgatACCACTAATCTTTGAAAGCTTTTCACTTCGTTCGTTTCCGCATGCAGCCGTACCGAATGGAAAAGCGTATTTCGGGAGGATTgggttttgattaaattcttGTACCGTATTCGACGTGCCAATGAAATCAAGTTGAGGATAATTGTTTTAAATGCTCACAAGCACCACAGGAACGAAATGGGTTTGTCCAGggcaaaaaacaggaaa
It includes:
- the LOC128272635 gene encoding probable nuclear transport factor 2; amino-acid sequence: MALNPNYEDIGKTFITQYYALFDDPANRPGLVNLYNAELSFMTFEGQQIQGAAKILEKIQGLAFQKIQRVLTAVDSQPMFDGSILINVLGRLQCDDDPPHAYSQTFVLKPTGTSFFCAHDMFRLNIHNSA